A region of Saimiri boliviensis isolate mSaiBol1 chromosome 10, mSaiBol1.pri, whole genome shotgun sequence DNA encodes the following proteins:
- the LOC101030782 gene encoding filamin-C isoform X2: MMNNSGYSDSGLGLGDEVDDMPSTEKDLAEDAPWKKIQQNTFTRWCNEHLKCVGKRLTDLQRDLSDGLRLIALLEVLSQKRMYRKFHPRPNFRQMKLENVSVALEFLEREHIKLVSIDSKAIVDGNLKLILGLIWTLILHYSISMPMWEDEDDEDARKQTPKQRLLGWIQNKVPQLPITNFNRDWQDGKALGALVDNCAPGLCPDWEAWDPNQPVQNAREAMQQADDWLGVPQVIAPEEIVDPNVDEHSVMTYLSQFPKAKLKPGAPVRSKQLNPKKAIAYGPGIEPQGNTVLQPAHFTVQTVDAGVGEVLVYIEDPEGHTEEAKVVPNNDKDRTYAVSYVPKVAGLHKVTVLFAGQNIERSPFEVNVGMALGDANKVSARGPGLEPVGNVANKPTYFDIYTAGAGTGDVAVVIVDPQGRRDTVEVALEDKGDSTFRCTYRPVMEGPHTVHVAFAGAPITRSPFPVHVAEACNPNACRASGRGLQPKGVRVKEVADFKVFTKGAGSGELKVTVKGPKGTEEPVKIREAGDGVFECEYYPVVPGKYVVTITWGGYAIPRSPFEVQVSPEAGVQKVRAWGPGLETGQVGKSADFVVEAIGTEVGTLGFSIEGPSQAKIECDDKGDGSCDVRYWPTEPGEYAVHVICDDEDIRDSPFIAHILPAPPDCFPDKVKAFGPGLEPTGCIVDKPAEFTIDARAAGKGDLKLYAQDADGCPIDIKVIPNGDGTFRCSYVPTKPIKHTIIISWGGVNVPKSPFRVNVGEGSHPERVKVYGPGVEKTGLKANEPTYFTVDCSEAGQGDVSIGIKCAPGVVGPAEADIDFDIIKNDNDTFTVKYTPPGAGRYTIMVLFANQEIPASPFHIKVDPSHDASKVKAEGPGLNRTGVEVGKPTHFTVLTKGAGKAKLDVQFAGTAKGEAVRDFEIIDNHDYSYTVKYTAVQQGNMAVTVTYGGDPVPKSPFVVNVAPPLDLSKIKVQGLNSKVAVGQEQAFSVNTRGAGGQGQLDVRMTSPSRRPIPCKLEPCGGTEAQAVRYMPPEEGPYKVDITYDGHPVPGSPFAVEGVLPPDPSKVCAYGPGLKGGLVGSPAPFSIDTKGAGTGGLGLTVEGPCEAKIECQDNGDGSCAVSYLPTEPGEYTINILFAEAHIPGSPFKATIRPVFDPSKVRASGPGLERGKAGEAATFTVDCSEAGEAELTIEILSDAGVKAEVLIHNNADGTYHITYSPAFPGTYTITIKYGGHPVPKFPTRVHVQPAVDTSGIKVSGPGVEPHGVLREVTTEFTVDARSLTATGGNHVTARVLNPSGAKTDTYVTDNGDGTYRVQYTAYEEGVHLVEVLYDEVAVPKSPFRVGVTEGCDPTRVRAFGPGLEGGLVNKANRFTVETRGAGTGGLGLAIEGPSEAKMSCKDNKDGSCTVEYIPFTPGDYDVNITFGGRPIPGSPFRVPVKDVVDPGKVKCSGPGLGAGVRARVPQTFTVDCSQAGRAPLQVAVLGPTGVAEPVEVRDNGDGTHTVHYTPATDGPYTVAVKYADQEVPRSPFKIKVLPAHDASKVRASGPGLNASGIPASLPVEFTIDARDAGEGLLTVQILDPEGKPKKANIRDNGDGTYTVSYLPDMSGRYTITIKYGGDEIPYSPFRIHALPTGDASKCLVTVSIGGHGLGACLGPRIQIGQETVITVDAKAAGEGKVTCTVSTPDGAELDVDVVENHDGTFDIYYTAPEPGKYVITIRFGGEHIPNSPFHVLATEEPVVPAEPMESMLRPFNLVIPFTVQKGELTGEVRMPSGKTARPNITDNKDGTITVRYAPTEKGLHQMGIKYDGNHIPGSPLQFYVDAINSRHVSAYGPGLSHGMVNKPATFTIVTKDAGEGGLSLAVEGPSKAEITCKDNKDGTCTVSYLPTAPGDYSIIVRFDDKHIPGSPFTAKITGDDSMRTSQLNVGTSTDVSLKITESDLSQLTASIRAPSGNEEPCLLKRLPNRHIGISFTPKEVGEHVVSVRKSGKHVTNSPFKILVGPSEIGDASKVRVWGKGLSEGHTFQVAEFIVDTRNAGYGGLGLSIEGPSKVDINCEDMEDGTCKVTYCPTEPGTYIINIKFADKHVPGSPFTVKVTGEGRMKESITRRRQAPSIATIGSTCDLNLKIPGNWFQMVSAQERLTRTFTRSSHTYTRTERTEISKTRGGETKREVRVEESTQVGGDPFPAVFGDFLGRERLGSFGSITRQQEGEASSQDMTAQVTSPSGKMEAAEIVEGEDSAYSVRFVPQEMGPHTVAVKYRGQHVPGSPFQFTVGPLGEGGAHKVRAGGTGLERGVAGVPAEFSIWTREAGAGGLSIAVEGPSKAEIAFEDRKDGSCGVSYVVQEPGDYEVSIKFNDEHIPDSPFVVPVASLSDDARRLTVTSLQETGLKVNQPASFAVQLNGARGVIDARVHTPSGAVEECYVSELDSDKHTIRFIPHENGVHSIDVKFNGAHIPGSPFKIRVGEQSQAGDPGLVSAYGPGLEGGTTGVSSEFIVNTLNAGSGALSVTIDGPSKVQLDCRECPEGHVVTYTPMAPGNYLIAIKYGGPQHIVGSPFKAKVTGPRLSGGHSLHETSTVLVETVTKSSSSRGSSYSSTPKFSSDASKVVTRGPGLSQAFVGQKNSFTVDCSKAGTNMMMVGVHGPKTPCEEVYVKHMGNRVYNVTYTVKEKGDYILIVKWGEESVPGSPFKVKVP, encoded by the exons ATGATGAACAACAGCGGCTACTCGGACTCCGGCCTCGGCCTGGGAGACGAGGTGGACGACATGCCGTCCACGGAGAAGGACCTGGCGGAGGACGCGCCGTGGAAGAAGATCCAGCAGAACACGTTCACGCGCTGGTGCAACGAGCATCTCAAGTGCGTGGGCAAGCGCCTGACCGACCTGCAGCGCGACCTCAGCGACGGGCTGCGGCTCATCGCGCTGCTCGAGGTGCTCAGCCAGAAGCGCATGTACCGCAAGTTCCACCCGCGCCCCAACTTCCGCCAAATGAAGCTGGAGAACGTATCCGTGGCCCTCGAGTTCCTGGAGCGCGAGCACATCAAGCTCGTGTCCATAG ACAGCAAGGCCATCGTGGATGGGAACCTGAAGCTGATCCTGGGCCTGATCTGGACGCTGATCCTGCACTACTCCATCTCCATGCCCATGTGGGAGGATGAGGATGATGAGGATGCCCGCAAACAGACGCCCAAGCAGCGACTGCTCGGCTGGATCCAGAACAAGGTGCCCCAGCTGCCCATCACCAACTTCAACCGTGACTGGCAGGACGGCAAAGCTCTGGGCGCCCTGGTGGACAACTGCGCCCCTG GTCTCTGCCCCGACTGGGAGGCCTGGGACCCCAACCAGCCTGTACAGAACGCCCGGGAGGCCATGCAGCAGGCTGATGACTGGCTTGGGGTGCCTCAG GTTATCGCCCCCGAGGAGATCGTGGACCCCAACGTGGATGAGCATTCTGTCATGACCTACCTGTCCCAGTTCCCCAAGGCCAAGCTCAAACCTGGTGCCCCTGTTCGATCCAAGCAGCTGAACCCCAAGAAAGCCATCGCTTACGGTCCTG GCATCGAGCCGCAGGGCAACACCGTGCTGCAGCCTGCCCACTTCACCGTGCAGACGGTGGACGCCGGTGTGGGTGAGGTGCTGGTCTACATCGAGGACCCCGAAGGCCACACCGAGGAG GCCAAGGTGGTTCCCAACAATGACAAGGACCGCACCTACGCTGTCTCCTATGTGCCCAAGGTTGCTGGGTTACACAAG GTGACCGTGCTCTTTGCTGGTCAGAACATCGAACGCAGCCCCTTTGAGGTGAATGTGGGCATGGCTCTGGGGGATGCCAACAAGGTGTCAGCACGTGGCCCTGGCCTGGAACCTGTGGGCAATGTGGCCAACAAACCCACCTACTTTGACATCTACACTGCGG GGGCTGGCACTGGTGATGTTGCTGTGGTGATCGTGGACCCACAGGGCCGGCGCGACACAGTGGAGGTGGCCCTGGAGGACAAGGGCGATAGCACGTTCCGCTGCACATACAGACCTGTCATGGAGGGGCCACACACTGTGCATGTGGCCTTTGCGGGTGCCCCCATCACCCGAAGTCCTTTCCCTGTCCACGTGGCGGAAG CCTGTAACCCCAACGCCTGCCGTGCCTCTGGGCGAGGCCTGCAGCCCAAGGGTGTTCGTGTGAAAGAGGTGGCTGACTTCAAGGTGTTTACCAAGGGTGCCGGCAGCGGGGAGCTCAAAGTCACAGTTAAGGGGCCAA AGGGCACAGAGGAGCCGGTGAAGATTCGGGAGGCTGGGGATGGTGTGTTCGAGTGCGAGTACTACCCGGTGGTGCCTGGGAAGTATGTGGTGACCATCACGTGGGGCGGCTACGCCATCCCTCGCAG CCCCTTTGAGGTACAGGTGAGCCCAGAGGCAGGAGTGCAAAAGGTCCGGGCCTGGGGTCCTGGTTTGGAGACTGGCCAGGTGGGCAAGTCAGCTGATTTTGTGGTGGAAGCCATTGGCACCGAGGTGGGGACACTGG GCTTCTCCATCGAGGGGCCCTCACAAGCCAAGATCGAATGTGACGACAAGGGGGATGGCTCCTGCGATGTGCGGTACTGGCCCACGGAGCCTGGGGAGTACGCCGTGCATGTCATCTGTGACGACGAGGACATCCGAGACTCACCCTTCATTGCCCACATCCTGCCTGCCCCACCTGACTGCTTTCCAGATAAG GTGAAGGCCTTTGGGCCCGGCCTGGAGCCTACTGGCTGCATTGTGGACAAGCCTGCTGAGTTCACCATTGATGCCCGTGCAGCTGGCAAGGGAGACCTGAAGCTCTATGCCCAG GACGCAGACGGCTGTCCCATCGACATCAAGGTGATCCCCAACGGCGATGGCACCTTCCGCTGCTCCTATGTGCCCACAAAGCCCATTAAGCACACCATCATCATCTCCTGGGGAGGCGTAAACGTGCCCAAGAGCCCCTTCCGG GTGAACGTGGGTGAGGGCAGCCACCCAGAGCGGGTGAAGGTGTACGGCCCTGGCGTGGAGAAGACGGGCCTTAAGGCCAACGAACCCACCTACTTCACGGTGGACTGCAGCGAGGCAGGGCAAG GCGACGTGAGCATTGGCATCAAGTGTGCCCCCGGTGTGGTGGGCCCTGCAGAGGCTGACATCGACTTTGACATCATCAAGAATGACAACGACACCTTCACGGTCAAGTACACACCCCCAGGGGCCGGACGCTACACCATCATGGTGCTATTTGCCAACCAG GAGATCCCTGCCAGCCCCTTCCATATCAAGGTGGACCCATCCCATGATGCCAGCAAGGTCAAGGCCGAGGGGCCTGGGCTGAATCGCACAG GTGTGGAAGTTGGGAAGCCCACACACTTCACGGTGCTGACCAAGGGAGCCGGCAAGGCCAAGCTGGACGTGCAGTTTGCGGGGACAGCCAAGGGCGAGGCTGTGCGGGACTTTGAGATCATTGACAACCATGACTACTCCTACACCGTCAAGTACACCGCTGTCCAGCAG GGCAACATGGCAGTCACAGTGACCTATGGCGGGGACCCTGTCCCCAAGAGCCCCTTTGTGGTGAATGTGGCACCCCCGCTGGACCTCAGCAAAATAAAAGTTCAGGGCCTCAACAGCA AGGTGGCCGTGGGACAGGAACAAGCTTTCTCTGTGAACACGCGAGGGGCTGGCGGTCAGGGCCAGCTGGACGTGCGGATGACTTCACCCTCTCGCCGGCCCATCCCCTGCAAGCTGGAGCCGTGCGGGGGCACGGAAGCCCAGGCCGTGCGCTACATGCCCCCTGAGGAGGGGCCCTACAAGGTGGACATCACCTACGATGGCCACCCAGTGCCTGGCAGCCCCTTTGCTGTGGAGGGCGTCCTTCCCCCTGATCCCTCCAAG GTTTGTGCTTATGGCCCCGGTCTCAAGGGCGGACTGGTCGGCTCCCCGGCACCGTTCTCCATTGATACCAAGGGGGCTGGCACAGGTGGCCTGGGGCTGACCGTGGAGGGCCCCTGCGAGGCCAAGATTGAGTGCCAGGACAATGGTGATGGCTCCTGTGCTGTCAGCTACCTGCCCACGGAGCCGGGCGAGTACACCATCAACATCCTATTTGCCGAAGCCCACATCCCCGGCTCGCCCTTCAAAGCCACCATCCGGCCTGTGTTTGACCCTAGCAAGGTGCGGGCCAGCGGGCCAGGCCTGGAGCGCGGCAAGGCCGGGGAGGCAGCCACCTTCACTGTGGACTGCTCAGAGGCAGGCGAGGCGGAGCTGACCATTGAGATCCTGTCAGACGCCGGTGTCAAGGCCGAGGTGCTGATCCACAACAACGCGGATGGCACCTACCACATCACCTACAGCCCCGCCTTCCCTGGCACCTACACCATCACCATCAAGTATGGCGGGCATCCTGTGCCCAAATTCCCCACCCGCGTCCACGTGCAGCCCGCGGTCGATACCAGCGGCATCAAGGTCTCAGGGCCTGGTGTTGAGCCACATG GTGTCCTGCGGGAGGTGACCACTGAGTTCACTGTGGATGCAAGATCCCTGACAGCCACGGGCGGCAACCACGTGACGGCTCGCGTGCTCAACCCCTCGGGTGCCAAGACAGACACTTACGTGACAGACAATGGGGATGGCACCTACCGGGTGCAGTACACTGCCTACGAAGAGG GAGTGCATTTGGTGGAGGTCCTGTATGATGAGGTCGCTGTGCCCAAGAGCCCTTTCCGAGTGGGCGTCACTGAGGGCTGTGATCCCACCCGTGTCAGGGCCTTTGGGCCAGGCCTGGAGGGTGGCTTGGTCAACAAGGCCAACCGCTTCACCGTGGAGACCAG GGGAGCCGGCACAGGGGGCCTCGGCCTAGCCATTGAGGGCCCCTCGGAAGCCAAGATGTCCTGCAAGGACAACAAGGATGGGAGCTGCACCGTCGAGTATATCCCCTTCACCCCCGGAGACTATGACGTCAACATCACCTTCGGGGGGAGGCCCATCCCAG GGAGCCCGTTCCGGGTGCCAGTGAAGGATGTGGTGGACCCCGGGAAAGTGAAGTGCTcaggcccagggctgggggcCGGTGTCAGGGCTCGGGTTCCGCAGACCTTCACCGTGGACTGCAGTCAGGCTGGCCGGGCACCCCTGCAGGTGGCTGTGCTGGGTCCCACAG GTGTGGCCGAGCCAGTGGAGGTGCGGGACAATGGAGATGGCACCCACACtgtccactacactccagccacaGACGGGCCCTACACGGTAGCCGTCAAATATGCTGACCAGGAGGTGCCACGCAG CCCCTTCAAGATCAAAGTCCTTCCAGCTCACGATGCCAGCAAGGTGCGGGCCAGTGGCCCCGGCCTCAACGCCTCTGGCATCCCTGCCAGCCTGCCGGTGGAGTTCACCATCGACGCACGGGATGCGGGCGAGGGGTTGCTCACCGTCCAGATCCTG GACCCTGAGGGTAAGCCCAAGAAGGCCAACATCCGGGACAATGGGGATGGCACATACACCGTGTCCTACCTGCCAGACATGAGTGGCCGGTACACCATCACCATCAAATATGGCGGCGACGAGATCCCCTACTCGCCCTTCCGCATCCATGCTCTGCCCACTGGGGACGCCAGCAAGTGCCTCGTCACAG TGTCCATTGGAGGCCATGGCCTGG GTGCCTGCCTGGGCCCCCGAATCCAGATTGGGCAGGAGACGGTGATCACAGTGGATGCCAAGGCAGCCGGCGAGGGGAAGGTGACATGCACGGTGTCCACACCCGATGGGGCAGAGCTCGACGTGGATGTGGTTGAGAACCATGACGGTACCTTTGACATCTACTACACAGCGCCCGAGCCGGGCAAGTACGTCATCACCATCCGCTTCGGGGGCGAGCACATCCCCAACAGTCCCTTCCACGTGCTG GCCACAGAGGAGCCAGTGGTGCCCGCAGAGCCAATGGAGTCCATGCTGAGGCCCTTCAACCTGGTCATCCCCTTCACGGTGCAGAAAGGCGAGCTCACAG GGGAGGTGCGGATGCCCTCTGGGAAGACGGCACGGCCCAACATTACTGACAACAAGGACGGCACCATCACAGTGAGGTACGCGCCCACCGAGAAAGGCCTGCACCAGATGGGGATCAAGTACGACGGCAACCACATCCCCG GGAGCCCCTTGCAGTTCTATGTGGATGCCATCAACAGCCGCCATGTCAGTGCCTATGGGCCAGGCCTGAGCCATGGCATGGTCAACAAGCCAGCCACCTTCACCATTGTCACCAAAGATGCTGGAGAAG GGGGTCTGTCGCTGGCCGTGGAGGGCCCATCCAAGGCAGAGATCACCTGTAAGGACAACAAGGATGGCACCTGCACCGTGTCCTACCTGCCGACCGCACCTGGGGACTACAGCATCATTGTGCGCTTCGATGACAAGCACATTCCGGGGAGCCCCTTCACAGCTAAGATCACGG GCGATGACTCCATGAGGACCTCACAGCTGAATGTGGGCACCTCCACGGACGTGTCACTGAAGATCACTGAGAGTGATCTGAGCCAGCTGACTGCCAGCATCCGTGCCCCCTCCGGCAACGAGGAGCCCTGCCTGCTGAAGCGCCTGCCCAACCGGCACATTG GGATCTCCTTCACCCCCAAGGAGGTCGGAGAGCACGTGGTGAGCGTGCGCAAGAGTGGCAAGCACGTCACCAACAGCCCCTTCAAGATCCTGGTGGGGCCGTCTGAGATCGGGGACGCCAGCAAGGTGCGGGTCTGGGGCAAGGGACTTTCCGAGGGCCACACGTTCCAGGTGGCAGAGTTCATCGTGGACACTCGCAATGCAG GTTATGGCGGCTTGGGGCTGAGTATTGAAGGCCCCAGCAAGGTGGACATCAACTGTGAGGACATGGAGGACGGGACATGCAAAGTCACCTACTGCCCCACCGAGCCCGGCACCTACATCATCAACATCAAGTTTGCTGACAAGCACGTGCCTG GAAGCCCCTTCACTGTGAAGGTGACCGGCGAGGGCCGCATGAAGGAGAGCATCACCCGGCGTAGACAGGCGCCTTCCATCGCCACCATTGGCAGCACCTGTGACCTCAACCTCAAGATCCCAG GGAACTGGTTCCAGATGGTGTCTGCCCAGGAGCGCCTGACGCGCACCTTCACGCGCAGCAGCCACACCTATACCCGCACGGAGCGCACAGAGATCAGCAAGACGCGGGGCGGGGAGACGAAGCGGGAGGTGCGGGTGGAGGAGTCCACCCAGGTCGGCGGGGACCCCTTCCCCGCTGTGTTTGGGGATTTCCTGGGCCGGGAGCGCCTAGGTTCCTTCGGCAGCATCACCCGGCAGCAGGAGG GTGAGGCCAGCTCTCAGGACATGACTGCACAGGTGACCAGCCCATCAGGCAAGATGGAAGCCGCAGAGATCGTCGAGGGCGAGGACAGCGCCTACAGCGTGCGCTTTGTGCCCCAGGAGATGGGGCCCCACACAGTCGCTGTCAAGTACCGTGGCCAGCACGTGCCTGGCAGCCCCTTTCAATTCACTGTGGGGCCGCTGGGTGAAGGTGGTGCTCACAAGGTGCGGGCTGGAGGCACAGGGCTGGAGCGAGGCGTGGCCGGAGTGCCAG CCGAGTTCAGCATCTGGACCCGGGAGGCCGGTGCTGGGGGCCTGTCCATTGCCGTGGAGGGTCCTAGCAAGGCAGAGATTGCATTTGAGGATCGCAAAGATGGCTCCTGCGGCGTCTCCTATGTCGTCCAGGAACCAG GTGACTATGAGGTCTCCATCAAGTTCAATGATGAGCACATCCCAGACAGCCCCTTTGTGGTGCCCGTAGCCTCCCTCTCAGATGACGCTCGCCGTCTCACTGTCACCAGCCTCCAG GAGACGGGGCTCAAGGTGAACCAGCCAGCATCCTTTGCAGTGCAGCTGAACGGCGCCCGAGGTGTGATTGATGCCCGGGTGCACACACCCTCGGGGGCTGTGGAGGAGTGCTATGTCTCTGAGCTGGACAGTG ACAAACACACCATCCGCTTCATCCCCCATGAGAATGGTGTGCACTCCATCGATGTCAAGTTCAACGGTGCCCACATCCCTGGAAGTCCCTTCAAGATCCGCGTTGGGGAGCAGAGCCAGGCTGGGGACCCTGGCTTGGTGTCAGCCTATGGTCCTGGGCTCGAGGGAGGCACTACTG GTGTGTCATCAGAGTTCATCGTGAACACCCTGAACGCTGGCTCCGGGGCCTTGTCCGTCACCATTGATGGCCCCTCCAAGGTGCAGCTGGACTGTCGGGAGTGTCCTGAGGGCCATGTGGTCACTTACACTCCCATGGCCCCTGGCAACTACCTCATTGCCATCAAGTACGGTGGCCCCCAGCACATTGTGGGCAGCCCCTTCAAGGCCAAGGTCACAG GTCCGAGGCTGTCCGGAGGCCACAGCCTTCACGAGACGTCCACAGTTCTGGTGGAGACTGTGACCAAGTCTTCGTCAAGCCGGGGCTCCAGCTACAGCTCCACCCCCAAGTTCTCCTCGGACGCCAGCAAGGTGGTGACTCGGGGGCCGGGGCTGTCCCAGGCTTTCGTGGGCCAGAAGAACTCCTTCACCGTGGACTGCAGCAAAGCAG gcACCAACATGATGATGGTGGGTGTGCACGGGCCCAAGACCCCCTGTGAGGAGGTGTACGTGAAGCACATGGGGAACCGGGTGTACAACGTCACCTACACCGTCAAGGAGAAAGGGGACTATATCCTCATTGTCAAGTGGGGCGAAGAAAGTGTCCCTGGAAGCCCCTTCAAAGTCAAGGTCCCTTGA